The following are from one region of the Hydrogenophaga sp. BPS33 genome:
- a CDS encoding class I SAM-dependent methyltransferase has translation MIEPSPQLPHAPLPAYYRDEADHARYVRRIFDETAVDYDRIERAMAFGSGGWYRREALRRAGLKAGDTVVDVGIGTGLLARQACALIGDQGRLIGVDPSPGMLAQVNLPGVELRAGRAEALPCADGEADFLSFGYAFRHVSDVDAALREFHRVLRPGAKLLILEISQPESRLSRACVKFYMRRIVPTLARFVSRERNSAELWRYYWDTIESCIPPAQILQAMERAGFIQVQRHTELGVFSEYTAVK, from the coding sequence TTGATCGAACCGTCCCCCCAACTGCCGCACGCGCCGCTGCCCGCCTACTACCGCGACGAGGCCGACCATGCGCGCTACGTGCGCCGCATCTTCGACGAGACCGCCGTCGACTACGACCGCATCGAACGCGCCATGGCGTTCGGCTCGGGTGGCTGGTACCGGCGCGAAGCGCTGAGGCGGGCCGGTTTGAAGGCCGGCGACACGGTGGTGGACGTGGGCATCGGCACCGGGCTGCTGGCGCGCCAGGCCTGCGCCCTCATCGGCGACCAGGGACGCCTCATCGGCGTCGACCCCAGCCCGGGCATGCTCGCGCAGGTGAACCTGCCCGGCGTCGAGCTGCGGGCTGGCCGCGCGGAAGCGCTGCCGTGCGCCGATGGAGAGGCCGACTTTCTGAGCTTTGGCTATGCGTTTCGCCACGTGTCGGACGTGGACGCTGCCTTGCGCGAATTCCACCGCGTGCTCAGGCCCGGCGCCAAGCTGCTCATTCTGGAAATCAGCCAGCCCGAGAGCCGCCTCTCGCGCGCCTGCGTGAAGTTCTACATGCGGCGCATCGTACCGACCCTGGCGCGTTTTGTCTCCCGTGAGCGCAACAGCGCCGAGCTGTGGCGCTACTACTGGGACACCATCGAGAGCTGCATTCCGCCTGCGCAGATTCTCCAGGCCATGGAACGCGCGGGTTTTATCCAGGTGCAGCGCCACACCGAGCTGGGGGTGTTTTCCGAATACACGGCAGTGAAATAA
- a CDS encoding universal stress protein, whose protein sequence is MLKILIPVDGSSHALLAVHHALRLVGAGLKARFLVANVQEGANLYELVVAHDPVVLQQVSDAAGRDLVRPAVALLSAAGLQVEQAVASGDPANMLVELIESHSCDAVIMSTRGSGLRAAVLGSVSQDMVQQSPVPVTLVKVPLDAQPD, encoded by the coding sequence ATGCTGAAAATCCTGATCCCTGTCGACGGTTCCTCGCACGCCTTGTTGGCGGTGCACCACGCCTTGCGCCTCGTTGGTGCCGGGCTCAAGGCGCGGTTCCTGGTCGCCAACGTTCAGGAGGGCGCGAACCTGTACGAACTGGTGGTGGCGCACGACCCGGTGGTGCTGCAACAGGTGAGCGATGCCGCAGGCCGCGATCTCGTGCGCCCGGCCGTGGCGCTGTTGAGCGCGGCAGGTCTGCAGGTGGAACAGGCCGTGGCCAGCGGCGATCCGGCGAACATGCTGGTCGAGCTCATCGAGAGCCACAGTTGCGACGCGGTGATCATGAGCACGCGCGGCAGCGGCCTGCGCGCCGCGGTGCTGGGCTCGGTGTCGCAGGACATGGTGCAGCAGTCACCCGTGCCCGTGACCCTGGTGAAGGTGCCGCTGGACGCACAGCCCGATTGA
- a CDS encoding PAS domain-containing protein: MKPVTRLLSIPARWLAPLLLAAFALTTTAINLALEWRDVDQQVTDSETRRLRERLSVEQSRLSVQVGNGNPLVVRRLVGGLGLYGGMQHAYLVNPQGQVQASLNRADIGRAFADLQDQPGLALLAPAFATPLTGATLQVARPAGSALLLGRAVLEPGHELLTVVDLSQPIATRIAGLRAQMLRESVVLAVLVGALALLLHWVWFRRAEQLARALTTMGEGQLQARSGLQGRDELALIGAAADRMAERLQASHSQLQRMTDVVERSPLVVIEWFNVIGCPIHYVSPSIAQWGYAPEPLLQGRMTYDDLIHPDDVGRVNAEIDHYLEHGPDQYRQEYRLRCADGRWIWIDDRSALTRNAEGKVTGISGVLLDITVQKEAEIAQREQAEFQRLFYELPLIGMAISSPNSTHWLQVNDRLCEILGYPREELLKMRWADMTPEPDLERNIQLLDRMKAGLSESYQMHKRFVRWDGSFVHTEIHVRAVREPDGRLKHLFSIVQDITERLQTSQALSDQKGLLEQAEAMAGLGSWLYDTNTQRIWWSRQMYRNIGREEGEGPPPDLGSYLDCLHPEDRARVERFMQALPHRGRMHAEFRRHPALGRERWFRASVECRALADEAGFQYSGTLLDITQLRQAQTNLERINAKLEQRVAERTAQLSAANRELEAFSYTVSHDLKAPLRGIDGYSQLLEEEHAGQMNDEGRQFVGRIRRGVQQMATLISDLLDYSRMERRAMEPQAVELRPLVDLVLESHAADIASAGTEVRLQLDPMTLRLDRDGLAVVLRNLVGNAIKFSASRDQPHVEVGARTEGGRHILWVKDNGVGFDMQYHDRIFGIFQRLQRAEDYAGTGVGLALVAKAVQRMGGRVWADSSLGQGATFYLEFRA, encoded by the coding sequence ATGAAACCGGTGACCCGCCTGCTGTCGATCCCCGCGCGCTGGCTCGCGCCCCTGCTGCTGGCCGCCTTTGCCCTGACCACCACCGCCATCAATCTGGCCCTGGAATGGCGCGACGTGGACCAGCAGGTGACCGACAGCGAAACCCGTCGCCTGCGCGAGCGCCTGAGCGTGGAGCAAAGCCGGTTGAGCGTTCAGGTGGGCAACGGCAACCCCTTGGTGGTGCGCCGGCTCGTGGGGGGGCTGGGCCTGTATGGCGGCATGCAGCACGCCTATCTGGTCAACCCGCAAGGCCAGGTGCAGGCGTCCTTGAACCGTGCCGACATCGGCCGCGCGTTCGCCGACCTGCAAGACCAGCCCGGCCTGGCCTTGCTGGCCCCGGCGTTCGCCACACCGTTGACCGGCGCGACCTTGCAGGTGGCCCGCCCAGCGGGTTCTGCGCTCCTGTTGGGGCGGGCCGTGCTGGAGCCGGGCCACGAGCTGCTGACGGTGGTCGACCTCAGCCAGCCCATCGCCACCCGCATTGCGGGCTTGCGTGCGCAGATGCTGCGCGAAAGCGTGGTGCTGGCCGTGCTCGTGGGCGCGCTCGCCTTGCTGCTGCACTGGGTCTGGTTCCGCCGCGCCGAGCAGTTGGCCCGCGCGCTCACCACCATGGGCGAGGGTCAATTGCAGGCGCGCAGCGGCTTGCAAGGGCGCGACGAACTCGCGCTCATCGGCGCGGCGGCCGACCGCATGGCCGAACGGCTGCAAGCCAGCCATTCCCAGCTGCAGCGCATGACCGACGTGGTCGAACGCTCGCCGCTGGTGGTGATCGAGTGGTTCAACGTCATCGGCTGCCCGATCCACTACGTGAGCCCTTCCATCGCGCAGTGGGGCTACGCGCCCGAGCCCCTGCTGCAGGGGCGCATGACCTACGACGATCTGATCCACCCCGACGACGTCGGGCGCGTCAACGCCGAGATCGACCACTACCTCGAACATGGCCCCGACCAGTACCGCCAGGAATACCGCCTGCGCTGCGCCGACGGGCGCTGGATCTGGATCGACGACCGCAGCGCCCTCACGCGCAACGCCGAAGGCAAGGTCACCGGCATCAGTGGTGTGCTGCTCGACATCACGGTGCAGAAGGAAGCCGAGATCGCGCAGCGCGAACAGGCCGAGTTCCAGCGGCTGTTCTACGAACTGCCCCTGATCGGCATGGCGATCTCCTCGCCCAACAGCACACATTGGCTGCAGGTCAACGACCGCCTGTGCGAGATCCTGGGGTACCCGCGCGAAGAGCTGCTGAAAATGCGATGGGCCGACATGACGCCCGAGCCCGACCTGGAGCGCAACATCCAGTTGCTCGACCGCATGAAGGCTGGCCTGTCCGAGAGTTACCAGATGCACAAGCGCTTCGTGCGCTGGGATGGCAGCTTCGTGCATACCGAAATCCACGTGCGCGCAGTGCGCGAGCCGGACGGCCGCTTGAAGCACCTGTTCTCCATCGTCCAGGACATCACCGAGCGCTTGCAGACCAGCCAGGCGTTGAGCGACCAGAAAGGACTGCTCGAACAGGCCGAAGCCATGGCCGGCCTGGGCAGCTGGCTGTACGACACGAACACGCAGCGCATCTGGTGGTCGCGGCAGATGTACCGCAACATCGGCCGCGAGGAAGGTGAGGGACCGCCGCCCGACCTCGGCAGCTATCTCGACTGCCTGCACCCCGAGGACCGTGCGCGCGTCGAGAGGTTCATGCAGGCGCTGCCCCACCGAGGTCGCATGCACGCCGAGTTCCGCCGCCATCCAGCGCTGGGCCGCGAACGCTGGTTCCGTGCCAGCGTGGAGTGCCGCGCACTGGCCGATGAGGCCGGCTTCCAGTACAGCGGCACCTTGCTCGACATCACGCAACTCCGGCAGGCGCAGACCAACCTGGAGCGCATCAACGCCAAGCTGGAGCAGCGCGTGGCCGAGCGCACCGCGCAGCTCAGCGCGGCCAACCGTGAACTCGAGGCGTTTTCGTACACCGTCTCGCACGACCTGAAGGCGCCCCTGCGGGGCATCGATGGCTACAGCCAGTTGCTGGAAGAAGAACACGCCGGGCAAATGAACGACGAAGGCCGCCAGTTCGTGGGACGCATTCGCCGGGGGGTGCAGCAGATGGCCACGCTGATTTCCGACCTGCTGGACTACTCGCGCATGGAGCGGCGTGCGATGGAGCCGCAGGCCGTGGAGTTGCGGCCCCTGGTGGATCTGGTACTGGAAAGCCATGCCGCCGACATCGCCTCGGCCGGCACCGAGGTGCGCTTGCAACTGGATCCGATGACGCTGCGGCTGGACCGCGACGGCCTGGCCGTGGTGCTGCGCAACCTGGTCGGCAACGCCATCAAGTTCAGTGCCAGCCGCGACCAACCGCATGTGGAAGTCGGCGCGCGAACCGAGGGTGGCAGGCACATTCTCTGGGTGAAAGACAACGGTGTGGGCTTCGACATGCAGTACCACGACCGCATCTTCGGCATCTTCCAGCGCCTGCAGCGCGCCGAGGACTACGCCGGCACGGGTGTGGGCCTGGCGCTGGTGGCCAAGGCGGTGCAGCGCATGGGCGGGCGCGTGTGGGCCGACAGCAGCCTCGGGCAAGGCGCCACGTTCTACCTCGAGTTCCGCGCGTGA
- a CDS encoding ABC transporter substrate-binding protein, producing MDHGKSKQGRRPDNGRLRAWLSRLRAQWVRPVAAAVVALGVVGCSEPPQPPIVVGLNAWVGYDPLVLARDRGLSDARQVKVVELISSAEALRHLRNGLLDAAGLTMDEALRLVDSGFDVRIVALLDTSAGADVVLAAPSIRSLQGLRGQRIAVEDATVGTLVLERLLREARLQREDVTVVRMDAPRHLMALESGRVAAAVSYAPIDGAIQAEGYRPIFDSRRMPGEIVDVLVVRTDVLRRRPEAVDALLLAWAQGLQMLQQDAAGAAASLAPGAELTAAQYLAVQQGISFYTPAQSLDLLRGDPPPLAQQGDGVASLMRELGLLRVAPNWAALIDTAPAERTRLQLPLP from the coding sequence ATGGACCATGGGAAGTCAAAGCAGGGCCGACGGCCTGACAACGGGAGGCTGCGCGCCTGGCTGAGCCGGCTGCGCGCGCAGTGGGTTCGCCCCGTGGCGGCCGCCGTGGTGGCGCTGGGAGTGGTGGGATGCAGCGAGCCGCCTCAACCGCCCATCGTGGTGGGCTTGAACGCCTGGGTGGGTTACGACCCGCTGGTGCTCGCACGCGACCGTGGCCTGTCCGATGCCCGCCAGGTCAAGGTGGTCGAACTCATTTCGAGCGCCGAAGCCTTGCGCCACCTGCGCAATGGGCTGCTTGACGCCGCAGGCCTGACCATGGACGAGGCGCTGCGCCTTGTGGACAGCGGCTTCGACGTGCGCATCGTCGCGCTGCTCGACACCTCGGCAGGTGCCGATGTGGTGCTTGCCGCGCCCAGCATTCGCAGCCTGCAAGGGCTGCGCGGCCAGCGCATTGCCGTGGAAGACGCGACCGTCGGCACGTTGGTGCTCGAGCGCCTGCTGCGCGAGGCCCGTCTGCAGCGCGAAGACGTGACGGTGGTTCGCATGGACGCACCCCGGCACCTCATGGCGCTGGAAAGTGGTCGGGTGGCCGCGGCGGTGAGCTACGCGCCCATCGACGGCGCCATCCAGGCCGAGGGTTACCGCCCCATCTTCGACAGCCGCCGAATGCCGGGCGAGATCGTCGACGTGCTCGTGGTCCGCACCGATGTGCTGCGCCGGCGGCCCGAGGCGGTGGATGCGCTGCTGCTGGCCTGGGCGCAAGGCTTGCAGATGCTGCAGCAGGACGCTGCCGGCGCCGCTGCCTCGCTGGCGCCTGGCGCTGAACTCACGGCCGCGCAGTACCTGGCCGTGCAGCAGGGTATAAGTTTCTACACACCCGCGCAGTCGCTCGACCTGCTGCGCGGCGACCCGCCGCCATTGGCGCAACAGGGCGACGGCGTGGCGAGTTTGATGCGGGAATTGGGGCTGTTGCGCGTGGCGCCGAATTGGGCCGCGCTGATCGACACCGCGCCGGCCGAGCGCACCCGCCTCCAACTGCCCTTGCCATGA
- a CDS encoding BON domain-containing protein — translation MNTSYTRRLVPACAIALAVAALAACNKSEAPMDAPPASAPAPMEPAPAPAVPPATPPAASAPDMGSSTNTTVGEKIDDTVVTTKVKTAFLADDTVKGMDIKVTTVAGEVQLAGEVETQAQMDRAVEIAKGVEGAARVQNGMTLKK, via the coding sequence ATGAACACTTCATACACCCGACGACTCGTTCCCGCCTGCGCGATTGCGCTGGCCGTGGCCGCACTGGCCGCTTGCAACAAGAGCGAAGCGCCGATGGATGCTCCACCGGCCTCCGCACCCGCCCCCATGGAGCCTGCCCCGGCGCCAGCCGTACCCCCCGCCACGCCGCCCGCCGCGAGCGCACCCGACATGGGCTCGTCGACCAACACCACCGTGGGCGAGAAGATCGACGACACCGTGGTCACCACCAAGGTGAAGACCGCCTTTTTGGCCGACGACACGGTCAAGGGCATGGACATCAAGGTGACCACCGTGGCCGGCGAAGTGCAACTCGCCGGTGAGGTTGAAACGCAGGCGCAGATGGACCGTGCCGTGGAGATCGCCAAGGGTGTCGAGGGTGCGGCGCGCGTGCAGAACGGCATGACGCTCAAGAAGTGA
- a CDS encoding trypsin-like peptidase domain-containing protein — MKNNARTSTATQAAKAAIDPPSPPPAPIDPLFLAAPQVATFVGTQPLTNASGFFFERDGRLYLVTSRHVLFDEGSDHRPDRIEIGLHVDATDLTQSTGFSVPLYDDGIAVWHQGSDSGGEIDVAVIELDRTAFPAKAVVAAFTPAHIQTAFSAVPADTALRVVGFPLGFHDTVHYLPVLRHAAIASPFGIRFQRQGYFLTDARTHRGTSGAAVVMRDAQPSADTAALPWKLMGVHSSRMDMGNRDLVLDESLGLNCAWYADILLTLTAA; from the coding sequence ATGAAAAACAATGCCCGTACCAGCACCGCAACCCAGGCCGCCAAGGCCGCGATCGACCCACCCTCGCCGCCTCCCGCGCCGATCGACCCGCTGTTTCTGGCCGCGCCGCAGGTAGCCACCTTCGTCGGCACGCAGCCGCTGACCAATGCCAGCGGCTTCTTTTTCGAGCGCGACGGGCGGCTGTATCTGGTCACGAGCCGGCATGTGCTGTTCGACGAGGGTAGCGACCACCGGCCCGACCGCATCGAGATCGGCCTGCATGTGGACGCGACCGACCTCACGCAGTCCACGGGCTTCTCCGTGCCACTGTACGACGACGGCATCGCGGTCTGGCACCAGGGCAGCGACAGCGGTGGTGAGATCGATGTGGCGGTGATCGAACTCGACCGCACGGCGTTTCCCGCCAAGGCAGTGGTGGCAGCCTTCACGCCAGCGCACATCCAGACCGCCTTCAGCGCCGTGCCCGCCGACACGGCGTTGCGGGTGGTGGGCTTTCCGCTGGGCTTCCACGACACGGTGCACTACCTGCCGGTGCTGCGCCATGCGGCCATCGCCTCGCCCTTCGGCATCCGGTTCCAGCGCCAGGGTTACTTTCTCACCGACGCGCGCACCCACCGAGGCACCAGCGGCGCGGCGGTGGTCATGCGCGACGCACAGCCCAGCGCGGACACCGCGGCCCTGCCCTGGAAGCTCATGGGCGTGCATTCCTCGCGCATGGACATGGGCAACCGCGACCTGGTGCTGGACGAGTCGCTCGGCCTGAACTGCGCGTGGTACGCCGACATCCTGCTCACGCTGACGGCGGCGTAA
- a CDS encoding DNA-binding transcriptional regulator, whose translation MASFPPVEAVVRTLRVLEVLNCYPVVGIAQLHRQTGIPKPSLVRLLQTLAVEGYVRNEPRRGYMLTSKVRALASGFHSEPRIVEVLAPLMDALTAEVKWPVALAVPDSDAAVIRYSTVPRSPLALLHSSIDMRLSLVTRALGLAYLAFCDPDEREILIGMALRSVGDAENAIAHQRESLDATLELIRRRGYALRHPKVRPVSNTLAVPVFDGQRAVGAIGLTWFASTMPASEAVERYLRPLQDVAQRAREALVDRSGSASGVPLTPTLSPEGRGS comes from the coding sequence ATGGCCTCGTTTCCGCCCGTCGAAGCGGTGGTGCGCACCCTGCGCGTACTGGAAGTGCTCAACTGTTATCCGGTGGTGGGCATCGCCCAGCTGCACCGGCAGACCGGCATTCCCAAGCCCTCGCTGGTGCGCCTGCTGCAGACACTGGCGGTTGAGGGCTATGTGCGCAACGAACCGAGGCGCGGCTACATGCTGACCTCCAAGGTGCGCGCACTGGCCAGCGGCTTTCACAGCGAACCGCGCATCGTCGAGGTGCTGGCGCCGCTGATGGACGCGCTCACCGCCGAGGTGAAGTGGCCGGTGGCGCTGGCCGTGCCCGACAGCGACGCCGCCGTGATCCGCTACAGCACGGTGCCGCGCTCGCCGCTGGCGCTGCTGCACTCCAGCATCGACATGCGCCTGAGCCTGGTCACGCGGGCGCTGGGCCTGGCCTATCTGGCGTTCTGCGACCCGGACGAACGCGAGATCCTGATCGGGATGGCGCTGCGTTCTGTGGGCGACGCCGAGAACGCGATCGCGCACCAGCGCGAATCGCTGGACGCCACGCTCGAACTGATCCGCCGCAGAGGTTATGCGCTGCGCCATCCGAAGGTGAGACCGGTGTCGAACACGCTGGCGGTGCCGGTGTTCGACGGCCAGCGTGCCGTCGGCGCGATCGGGCTGACCTGGTTTGCTTCGACCATGCCGGCCAGCGAGGCGGTGGAGCGTTACCTGCGGCCGTTGCAAGACGTGGCGCAGCGTGCGCGCGAGGCATTGGTGGATAGAAGTGGCAGTGCTTCTGGCGTGCCCCTCACCCCTACCCTCTCCCCAGAGGGGCGAGGGAGCTAA
- a CDS encoding flavin reductase family protein, with the protein MFHDLRNAPAFKRSIFNAIVAPRPIGWISSMSAAGHCNLAPFSHFNMVSTAPPVLMFSCNTPGDRPEKDTIANVRETGEFVYNLVSRDLTEQMNATSAALPHGTDEFEVAGLTKAPCQFVRAPRVAASPASMECRLLRFVEIEPELPGDTASIVVFGRIIGLHTAEGFIDANGRFDTARARPMTRLGGNQYAEAGAIFEMAAPFVKRT; encoded by the coding sequence GTGTTCCACGACCTTCGCAACGCCCCCGCCTTCAAGCGGTCCATCTTCAACGCCATCGTCGCCCCGCGCCCCATCGGCTGGATCAGCTCGATGAGCGCGGCGGGCCACTGCAACCTCGCGCCGTTCTCGCACTTCAACATGGTGTCCACCGCGCCGCCGGTGCTCATGTTCTCGTGCAACACGCCGGGCGACCGGCCCGAGAAGGACACCATTGCCAACGTGCGCGAGACCGGCGAGTTCGTCTACAACCTGGTCTCGCGCGACCTGACCGAGCAGATGAACGCCACCTCGGCCGCTCTGCCGCACGGCACCGACGAGTTCGAGGTGGCGGGCCTGACCAAGGCACCGTGCCAGTTCGTGCGCGCGCCGCGCGTGGCCGCCTCGCCCGCGTCGATGGAATGCCGCCTGCTGCGTTTCGTGGAGATCGAGCCCGAGTTGCCCGGCGACACCGCCAGCATCGTGGTGTTCGGCCGCATCATCGGCCTGCACACGGCCGAGGGCTTCATCGATGCCAACGGCCGCTTCGACACCGCGCGCGCGCGCCCCATGACACGACTGGGCGGCAACCAGTACGCCGAGGCCGGCGCGATCTTCGAGATGGCCGCGCCTTTCGTCAAAAGAACCTGA
- a CDS encoding nuclear transport factor 2 family protein: protein MSVPDTTPIDTARIEAAIERLNVDYWFDVDHHEGVHAHTFYTDDGVFTTSIRSRTGHEAIAAFYRGRQDGRVRTARHVISNLRVQVRDAEHASADWILLLYAADGAPVLPSESAIMIADVHDECVRGTDGRWRYASRTIVPVFKSATPTTG from the coding sequence ATGAGCGTGCCCGACACCACGCCCATCGACACCGCCCGCATCGAGGCGGCCATCGAACGGCTCAACGTCGACTACTGGTTCGACGTCGATCACCACGAAGGCGTGCATGCGCACACCTTCTATACCGACGACGGCGTCTTCACCACCAGCATCCGCAGCCGCACCGGCCACGAGGCGATTGCCGCCTTCTACCGCGGCCGGCAGGACGGGCGCGTGCGCACCGCGCGGCACGTCATCAGCAACCTGCGCGTGCAGGTGCGGGACGCCGAGCACGCCAGCGCGGACTGGATCTTGCTTCTCTACGCCGCCGACGGTGCACCGGTGCTGCCCTCGGAGTCGGCGATCATGATCGCCGACGTGCACGACGAATGCGTGCGCGGCACCGATGGCCGCTGGCGTTATGCCTCGCGCACCATCGTGCCGGTCTTCAAGAGCGCCACGCCTACCACAGGATGA
- a CDS encoding Bug family tripartite tricarboxylate transporter substrate binding protein has translation MTSISRRRLLTAATAATASSLLAVPAVAQGDAFPSRPIRVIVPYAAGGADSYIRPLQDTLSKKHGITLVIESIVGAGGTVGANRVKRAAADGYTLLFCGSGALTIAPKLQNDTLSPADFEPVINLATIPYVIATRKASNIRSGRDFVDYIKRNPGKLDYGSPGIGAAPHLGMEALAASLGTSVNHVPFSGIATAVQSIMGGHIEAVIGAPSAVMPQVRSGQLWPIGVTTRQRVPLMPDLPTLAEAGAPIDVTTHFGFLAPRGTPSAVVQKLAAAIADAARDPAFLSVLEGMQTPVDVKPAAEFARALVAEAAAFEPVIAKLPRQ, from the coding sequence ATGACATCGATTTCCCGCCGCCGTCTGCTCACGGCAGCCACCGCCGCCACGGCCAGCTCGCTCCTGGCCGTTCCCGCTGTCGCCCAGGGCGACGCTTTCCCCAGCCGGCCGATCCGCGTCATCGTGCCCTACGCCGCCGGCGGCGCCGACAGCTACATCCGTCCGCTGCAGGACACCCTGAGCAAGAAGCACGGCATCACGCTGGTGATCGAGTCGATCGTCGGCGCGGGCGGCACTGTGGGCGCCAACCGCGTCAAGCGCGCGGCAGCCGATGGCTACACCTTGCTGTTCTGCGGCTCCGGCGCGCTCACCATCGCACCCAAGCTGCAGAACGACACGCTCTCGCCGGCCGACTTCGAACCGGTGATCAACTTGGCCACCATTCCCTATGTGATCGCCACGCGCAAGGCGTCCAACATCCGCAGCGGGCGCGATTTCGTCGACTACATCAAGCGCAACCCGGGCAAGCTCGACTACGGTTCGCCCGGCATCGGCGCAGCGCCCCACCTCGGCATGGAGGCCCTGGCCGCCAGCCTGGGCACCAGCGTGAACCACGTGCCCTTCAGCGGCATCGCCACTGCCGTGCAGTCGATCATGGGTGGCCACATCGAGGCCGTGATCGGCGCGCCCAGCGCCGTCATGCCGCAGGTGCGTTCGGGCCAGCTCTGGCCCATCGGCGTCACCACGCGCCAGCGTGTGCCCCTCATGCCCGACCTGCCCACGCTGGCCGAGGCCGGCGCGCCGATCGACGTGACCACGCATTTCGGTTTCCTGGCGCCCAGGGGAACGCCGTCGGCCGTGGTCCAGAAACTGGCGGCGGCCATTGCCGATGCGGCGCGCGACCCGGCGTTCCTGTCTGTGCTCGAAGGTATGCAGACCCCGGTGGATGTAAAGCCCGCGGCCGAATTTGCCCGCGCGCTCGTGGCCGAAGCGGCCGCCTTCGAGCCGGTGATCGCCAAACTGCCGCGGCAATGA